The following nucleotide sequence is from Burkholderia gladioli.
GCCGCGCATTCCTCGCGCAGGACGTCGAGCGTGGCGTCGTCGATCATGCCCGAGCCGCCGCGCCGATCTCAGGACTCGTTGCCGGTCCCGGCCGTGCCGCGCGGGCGGCGTGCCCGCGTGGTGCCGCTGCGCGTGGCGCGGGCGCGCTTGGCAGGGGCGGCCGGTGCCGCCTCGTCGTCGGCCGCCGCTTCGCCCGTGCCGGACAACAGGTCCTCCGGCGCCGCGGTTTCGGCCGCGGCATTCGTTTCCACCGCCGCCGCCGCGGTTTTCTTCGCGGCTACCTTGCGTGCGCGAGCCGGCGTCTTCTTCGCGCGGGTCGACTTGGCGGCCGTGGCCGGGGCTTCGTCGGCCTGCGTCGTCGCCGGCAGGTCGTCGCCGTGATCGGCGAAGGCCGGCACCACTTCGTCCGGCATGGCCGGCGTGCTCTCGACCACCACCGGCTCGGCCGGCGCGGACGCTTCGTGGGCCGGCGCGTCCTCGATCAGCGGCATCTGCTCCGGCTTGCGCGAGCCGCGTCCCTTGCCGTGCCTGCCTTCGTCGCGCTTGTTGGCGTGGCGGCGCTCGCCGTCGTGCCGCGATTCGCGCTTCGCCTCGGCCTGCAGCGGCTGGGCGAGCGCTTCGGCTTCCGCCTCGCTTTCCTGGCGACGGCCGCCGTCCTGGTGCGCGCGGCGCTCCTTCTGCTGCTTGTGCTCCTTCTGGTCGCGATGACGCGAGCCGCCGCCATGCCGCGCCGGCTGCTGCGGTACCGCTGCCGGGGCTTCGCCGCCGCCGAGCGCCTCGTCGGCCTTCGCCGCTTCCACGCCGAAACCCGGCTCGGCCGCCGCGCCCTGGGCCGGACGCGACACATAGGTGCCCGACTTCTCGTCGCGGCCGATCTCCAGCAGCCCGTGCGCCTGCGCCTCGTCGAGCAGGTTGCCGAAGGCGCGGAAGCCGTAGTAGGTCTCGTTGAAACCCGGCTTGCGCCGCTTGATCGCGCTCTTGAGCACCGAGGCCCAGATCTTGCCGCTGTCGCTGCGCTCGGAGGCGAGCGCGTCGAAGGTCTCGACCGCGATGGTGATCGCCTCGAGCTTGCGCGCGTCGCCGTCCTGCTTGCGCTGCTTGTCGTCGGCCGCGCGCTTGCTGCTGTCGGCGCCGGCGCGCGACTCGCGCTTGGCCTGGGCGCGCTGCAGTTCGCGGGCGAGGTCGTCGTAGAAGATGAATTCGTCGCAGTTGGCGACCAGCAGGTCCGAGGTCGAGTTCTTCACGCCCACGCCGATCACGCGCTTGGCGTTCTCGCGCAGCTTCGAGACCAGCGGCGAGAAATCCGAGTCGCCGCTGATGATCACGAAGGTATCGACATGCGATTTGGTGTAGCAAAGATCGAGCGCGTCGACCACCAGCCGGATGTCGGCCGAGTTCTTGCCCGACTGGCGCACGTGCGGGATCTCGATCAGCTCGAAGCTCGCCTCGTGCATGGCGCCCTTGAAGGTCTTGTAGCGATCCCAGTCGCAATAGGCCTTCTTGACCACGATGCTGCCCTTGAGCAGCAGTTTCTCGAGCACCGGTTTGATGTCGAATTTCTCGAACTTCGTGTCGCGCACGCCGAGCGCGATGTTTTCGAAGTCGCAAAAGAGCGCCATGTTGACGCTGTCCTGAGGCAAGGCCATGAGTTCTCCAACCGTAGGCTCGCCGAATCGGCGAGCGCTGAAATTGCGCACATGATAGCGGGCTTGGGTGGGCGATGACCGCGCGCGGGTGAAAAAGGCCGGCCGAAGGCGGCCGTCGAGCGGGGGGCACGTCGCGCGTCGGTCGCTGCCTGCGCGTGCTCAGGCGCGCGGTTCGCGCAGCCGGCGGATCGCCTGCCAGGCGCAGCCGGCCGCGGTCGCGGCCAGGCCCGCGAAGCTCACCATCACGCCCAGCGCGAAGCCGGCCGGCATCTCGCCGCTGTCGGGCGTGTCGGGGCGCGCGAACACCGCCGCCAGCGTGCCGGCCGCGATCAACGCGAGGCAGGCCACCCAGTAGAGCCGGCCGCGCGTGGCGCGCAACGCGTGCCAGCCGGCCCAGCCCAGGCCGAGCAGGTAGAGCAGCGCGAGCGTGCCGAGCGCGATCAGGTCGGTGGCGGTGGCGGCTTGGGCGAAGCTGGAGGAGGCGGGCATGAGGGAAAAGTCAGGCGGGACGGGAAGCGGATAAACAGCCGGCGACAGGCAGATAAACGCCGGTGGCTGGTGGACCAGCGCGGCGGACACGCACCGTGGGCGGGCACGACAGGCAAGCACGACAGGCAAGCGGCGCCCGGGGTGAATCTCGTCCGCGAGCCGGCAGCCAGGCGGCGTCGAGCCCGAAGCGTGACTGTATCGGCGGCGCGGGGGCGAACGCAAGCCCGATGCAAGCCGGGGCCGCTCTGTCTAGAATCGGGACTTTCCGCCATCGGACCTCGCCATGACCGCTGCCTCGCTCGACCCGACCGCTTTCTCCCTCGATGCCGCCTCGCTGGCCGCGCGTCTCGATGCCGTGTTCGACCAGGCGCTGCGCGAACGGCGCCTGGTCGGCGCGGTGGCGATCGTCGCGCGGCACGGCGAGATCCTGTATCGCCGCGCCCAGGGCCTGGCCGACCGAGAGGCAGGTCGGCCGATGCGCGAGGACACGCTGTTCCGGCTCGCTTCGGTGACCAAGCCGATCGTCGCGCTGGCGGTGCTGCGGCTGGTGGCGCGCGGCGAACTCGCGCTCGACGCGCCGGTCACGCGCTGGTTGCCCGAATTCCGGCCGCGGCTGGCCGACGGCAGCGAGCCGCTCGTCACGATTCACCACCTGCTCACGCACACGTCGGGGCTCGGCTACTGGCTGCTCGAGGGCGCCGGCTCCGTGTACGACCGGCTCGGCATCTCGGACGGCATCGACCTGCGCGACTTCGATCTCGACGAAAACCTGCGCCGCCTCGCCTCGGCGCCGCTGTCCTTCGCGCCGGGCAGCGGCTGGCAGTATTCGCTGGCGCTCGACGTGCTCGGCGCGGTGGTCGAGCGCGCCACCGGGCAGCCGCTGGCCGCGGCGGTGGACGCGTTGGTCGCCCAGCCGCTCGGCATGCGCGATTGCGGTTTCGTCTCGGCGGAGCCCGAGCGCTTCGCCGTGCCTTACCACGACGGCCAGCCGGAGCCGGTGCGCATGCGCGACGGCATCGAGGTGCCGCTGCCGGAAGGCCACGGCGCGGCCGTGCGTTTCGCGCCCTCCCGCGTGTTCGAGCCGGGCGCCTATCCCTCGGGCGGCGCCGGCATGTACGGCTCGGCCGACGACGTCCTGCGCGCGCTCGAGGCGATCCGCGCCAATCCCGGTTTCCTGCCCGAGACGCTGGCCGACGCGGCGCGCCGCGACCAGGCCGGAGTCGGCGCCGAGACGCGCGGCCCCGGCTGGGGCTTCGGCTACCTGAGCGCGGTGCTCGACGATCCGGCCGCGGCCGGCACCCCGCAGCACGCCGGGACGCTGCAATGGGGCGGCGTCTATGGCCATTCCTGGTTCGTCGACCGCGCGCTGGGACTCAGCGTGCTGCTGCTCACCAATACCGCCTACGAAGGCATGTCGGGCCCGCTGACGATCGCCTTGCGCGACGCCGTCTACGCGCGCTGAGCGGCACGGCATGGCTGGGGCCGCCCCCAGCCCCCGCCGGAGCACGAAAAAAAGCCGGGGCATCGGCCCCGGCCTTCATCGCCTTGCCGAGCCGGCCACGCC
It contains:
- a CDS encoding NYN domain-containing protein, coding for MALPQDSVNMALFCDFENIALGVRDTKFEKFDIKPVLEKLLLKGSIVVKKAYCDWDRYKTFKGAMHEASFELIEIPHVRQSGKNSADIRLVVDALDLCYTKSHVDTFVIISGDSDFSPLVSKLRENAKRVIGVGVKNSTSDLLVANCDEFIFYDDLARELQRAQAKRESRAGADSSKRAADDKQRKQDGDARKLEAITIAVETFDALASERSDSGKIWASVLKSAIKRRKPGFNETYYGFRAFGNLLDEAQAHGLLEIGRDEKSGTYVSRPAQGAAAEPGFGVEAAKADEALGGGEAPAAVPQQPARHGGGSRHRDQKEHKQQKERRAHQDGGRRQESEAEAEALAQPLQAEAKRESRHDGERRHANKRDEGRHGKGRGSRKPEQMPLIEDAPAHEASAPAEPVVVESTPAMPDEVVPAFADHGDDLPATTQADEAPATAAKSTRAKKTPARARKVAAKKTAAAAVETNAAAETAAPEDLLSGTGEAAADDEAAPAAPAKRARATRSGTTRARRPRGTAGTGNES
- a CDS encoding serine hydrolase domain-containing protein, producing MTAASLDPTAFSLDAASLAARLDAVFDQALRERRLVGAVAIVARHGEILYRRAQGLADREAGRPMREDTLFRLASVTKPIVALAVLRLVARGELALDAPVTRWLPEFRPRLADGSEPLVTIHHLLTHTSGLGYWLLEGAGSVYDRLGISDGIDLRDFDLDENLRRLASAPLSFAPGSGWQYSLALDVLGAVVERATGQPLAAAVDALVAQPLGMRDCGFVSAEPERFAVPYHDGQPEPVRMRDGIEVPLPEGHGAAVRFAPSRVFEPGAYPSGGAGMYGSADDVLRALEAIRANPGFLPETLADAARRDQAGVGAETRGPGWGFGYLSAVLDDPAAAGTPQHAGTLQWGGVYGHSWFVDRALGLSVLLLTNTAYEGMSGPLTIALRDAVYAR